One window of Pseudalkalibacillus berkeleyi genomic DNA carries:
- the cwlD gene encoding N-acetylmuramoyl-L-alanine amidase CwlD: MVKWKRWLLWGLIGFCAALLLYVINQQILTNNSWSTWSLPLTGKIIVLDAGHGGVDGGAVGKGDIQEKEIALDISLKLRDYLQQAGALVIMTRETDKDLAGEGTQRIRHRKTEDLLKRTEIVNTSNADMFISIHLNAIPSSRWYGAQVFYNPSIDENEKMAKFIQDQIRSNLENTTRKAKPINNVYMIRKAEVPGALVEVGFLSNPNERELLKTKLYQTKIAASIYQGIMRYYTNEPAPND, encoded by the coding sequence ATGGTGAAGTGGAAACGGTGGCTTTTATGGGGCTTAATAGGATTTTGTGCTGCACTTTTACTATATGTCATCAATCAACAAATTCTTACGAACAATTCTTGGTCAACATGGAGCCTACCCTTAACTGGGAAAATCATTGTCCTTGATGCAGGTCACGGAGGTGTGGACGGTGGTGCAGTTGGTAAAGGAGACATTCAAGAGAAAGAAATTGCGCTTGATATCTCATTGAAGCTAAGGGATTACCTGCAACAAGCGGGTGCTTTAGTAATCATGACGCGTGAAACAGATAAGGATCTTGCTGGTGAAGGAACTCAGAGGATTCGACATCGAAAAACAGAGGATCTCCTAAAACGGACAGAAATTGTAAACACATCCAATGCCGACATGTTCATTAGCATACACCTAAATGCTATCCCTTCATCTCGATGGTATGGGGCTCAGGTTTTTTACAATCCTTCCATTGATGAGAACGAGAAAATGGCGAAGTTTATCCAAGATCAAATCCGGTCTAATCTAGAAAATACAACACGTAAAGCGAAGCCGATCAATAACGTTTACATGATTAGGAAAGCTGAAGTGCCTGGTGCACTTGTTGAGGTTGGTTTTCTATCCAATCCGAACGAACGTGAATTGTTGAAGACAAAGCTTTATCAGACCAAAATTGCGGCATCCATTTATCAAGGAATTATGCGATATTATACAAATGAACCAGCTCCTAATGATTAG